From Carettochelys insculpta isolate YL-2023 chromosome 22, ASM3395843v1, whole genome shotgun sequence, one genomic window encodes:
- the GTF2H4 gene encoding general transcription factor IIH subunit 4, with translation MDSVGKLQRVQLRCKNLHEFLRGLSPGILDKLYNHPATCLAVFRELPGLAKTYVMRMLFLEQPLPRAAVALWVKKDYAKEQEESSDVLLGLRLWHTQLLPGGLQGLVLNPIFKENLRIALLGGGKAWSDDTSQLGPDKHARDVPSLDKYAEERWEVILHFMVGSPSAAVSQDLAQLLTQAGLMKSSEPGEPPCITSAGFQFLLLDTASQLWYFMLQYLQSAETRGMDLVEILSFLFQLSFSTLGKDYSVEGMSDSLLSFLQHLREFGLVFQRKRKSRRYYPTRLAINLSSGISGTTTDTHNQGFIVVETNYRIYAYTDSELQIALIALFSEMQYRFPNLVVAQVTRESVQQAIANGITAEQIIHFLRTRAHPVMLRQTPVLPPTITDQIRLWELERDRLRFSEGVLYNQFLSQVDFELLRNHARDLGVLIFENPAKRLMVVTPAGHSDVKRFWKRQKQSS, from the exons ATGGACTCGGTGGGGAAGCTGCAGCGTGTCCAGCTGAGATGCAAGAACCTGCACGAGTTCCTGCGGGGGCTGAGCCCCGGGATCCTGGACAAGCTGTACAATCACCCCGCCACCTGCCTGGCCGTCTTCCG CGAGCTGCCGGGATTGGCTAAGACCTACGTGATGCGGATGCTCTTCctggagcagcccctcccccgggCGGCTGTGGCCTTGTGGGTAAAGAAGGACTACGCCAA ggagcaggaggagagctccgacgtcctgctgggcctgcggCTCTGGCACACCCAGCTGCTCCcggggggcctgcaggggctggTCCTGAACCCCATCTTCAAGGAGAACCTGCGCATCGCCTTGCTGGGCGG GGGCAAGGCCTGGTCGGACGacaccagccagctgggcccAGACAAGCACGCCCGGGACGTCCCCTCGCTGGATAAATATGCCGAAGAGCGGTGGGAG GTGATCCTGCATTTCATGGTGGGCTCCCCCAGCGCCGCGGTCAGCCAGGATCTCGCCCAGCTGCTCACCCAGGCCGGGCTGATGAAGAG CAGCGAACCCGGAGAGCCCCCCTGCATCACCTCGGCCGGCTTCCAGTTCCTGCTGCTGGACACGGCCTCCCAGCTCTGGTACTTCATGCTGCAGTATCTGCAGTCTGCCGAG ACCCGAGGCATGGACCTTGTGGAGAtcctctccttcctcttccaGCTCAGCTTCTCCACCCTGGGCAAG GATTACTCGGTGGAGGGGATGAGCGACTCACTGCTCAGTTTTCTTCAGCACCTTCGGGAATTTGGTCTGGTCTTCCAGAGGAAG CGGAAGTCGCGGCGCTATTACCCCACCCGCCTGGCCATTAACCTGTCCTCGGGCATCTCCGGCACCaccacagacacccacaaccagGGCTTCATCGTGGTGGAGACCAACTACAGGATCTACGCCTACACAG ACTCGGAGTTGCAGATTGCCCTCATCGCGCTCTTCTCCGAGATGCAGTACCGCTTCCCCAACCTGGTGGTGGCCCAGGTGACCCGCGAGAGCGTCCAGCAGGCCATTGCCAACGGCATCACGGCCGAGCAG aTCATCCACTTCCTACGGACCAGAGCGCACCCCGTGATGCTGAGAcag ACCCCGGTGCTGCCCCCGACCATCACGGATCAGATCCGGCTCTGGGAGCTGGAGCGCGACCGGCTGCGCTTCTCCGAGG GTGTGCTGTACAACCAGTTCCTGTCCCAGGTGGACTTCGAGCTGCTGCGCAACCACGCCCGGGACCTGGGGGTGCTGATCTTCGAGAACCCGGCCAAGCGCCTCATGGTGGTGACCCCCGCCGGCCACTCCGACGTCAAGCGGTTCTGGAAGAGGCAGAAGCAGAGCTCCTAA
- the LOC142024641 gene encoding E3 SUMO-protein ligase KIAA1586-like → MFKRKAEDGCGESRTSKKPTNESLILHEAMEGPNPQQEESDLSAELQGNFIYETQFPTVWSRVQFEEFQRKNDWLVASHGKLGCRTCGYVSNLKIFSPRGRGVNIASQWSECRISSFGKTRKTQLTSLRKKIIEHKNSAAHTEATRLLEAAKRDSLLKAKYEEAAFVTTARVFRTAYYVAKMNRPFTDHKSLIDLQKVNGVEMGQLLQSRTVCRDIIQHISAEMKKRIVSRIIETKSKITVLVDEYSTLAQKSTLIIFLKASVDGVMNPVAFPLDLVELDNTSVESIKQNIIKCLQCYGFTMDLLTEVFLSFCSDGANVMLGVKAGLGRLLQKDFPNLILWHCLNHKLELAVDQVLNVTGGTNDFREFLDNLYSLCSQSPKNACDLRANATELHVVLKKIGRVFSVQWVASTWRAVSAVWQTYPALAKYFQEASQDQTRDGRERAKFQGLHSKLCSAQFVKNLSLMLDVLTELKNLSELLQDRELMIPKADSLMKIYLQRIDSLRRIPGLHTKQALQAEEAMMFKNTKLTSARKNLTINPSQFIQAVVDNLRCKLFTTTANQSTQSTAESSEMADQNLIENVSVLKPETWQQHAEDPWFGETEIHALCETLKVHPHETHLGFVEYKCCAGLTVPEKLKKLLLAVHTLAASNADCCEQVFNVMNNIITDTRTALTTRHVADLLFISIVGPPYTEWNPAPYVKSWLSQGRQAANSAESVARRKQPKPQQDQAYYAPLWRCL, encoded by the coding sequence atgTTCAAGCGCAAAGCAGAGGACGGATGCGGAGAAAGTAGGACCTCTAAAAAACCGACAAATGAGTCACTGATACTGCACGAAGCCATGGAAGGGCCAAATCCACAGCAGGAGGAGAGCGACTTGTCTGCTGAGTTGCAGGGTAACTTTATTTATGAAACGCAATTCCCAACTGTGTGGTCCAGAGTTCAGTTTGaggaattccaaaggaaaaacGATTGGTTGGTTGCATCCCATGGAAAGcttggctgcagaacgtgtggcTACGTTTCCAATTTAAAGATTTTCTCTCCTCGAGGTCGGGGCGTGAACATTGCTTCTCAGTGGTCTGAATGCCGGATTTCATCTTTTGGGAAAACTAGAAAAACGCAGCTAACATCACTTCGGAAAAAAATTATCGAACACAAAAATTCAGCTGCTCACACTGAAGCTACGAGACTTTTAGAAGCAGCTAAAAGAGACAGTCTGCTTAAAGCAAAATACGAAGAAGCAGCATTTGTAACCACTGCTCGTGTGTTTAGGACAGCTTACTATGTCGCGAAAATGAATCGGCCGTTTACTGACCACAAGAGCCTGATTGACCTGCAAAAAGTGAATGGGGTCGAGATGGGGCAGTTGCTTCAGAGCAGAACTGTCTGTCGTGATATCATACAGCACATCTCGGCAGAAATGAAGAAAAGAATTGTCTCGCGGATAATCGAGACCAAATCCAAGATCACTGTACTAGTTGACGAATATTCTACTCTTGCTCAAAAATCTACGCTGATAATCTTTTTAAAAGCCAGTGTTGATGGTGTTATGAATCCAGTAGCTTTTCCTTTGGATTTGGTTGAGTTAGACAACACATCGGTTGAGAGCATAAAGCAAAACATAATCAAGTGTTTACAGTGCTATGGATTCACTATGGATTTACTCACCGAGGTCTTTCTCAGTTTTTGCAGTGATGGTGCAAATGTCATGCTAGGAGTCAAAGCTGGGTTGGGCAGACTCCTGCAGAAAGACTTCCCAAATCTCATTCTGTGGCATTGTCTTAACCATAAACTTGAACTGGCAGTTGATCAAGTGCTGAATGTTACTGGGGGTACAAATGATTTCCGGGAATTTTTAGACAACTTGTACTCACTTTGCAGTCAGTCACCAAAAAACGCCTGTGACctcagagcaaatgcgactgaGCTGCATGTTGTACTTAAAAAAATCGGCAGAGTTTTCAGTGTCCAATGGGTTGCTTCAACTTGGAGAGCTgtcagtgcagtctggcagaCTTACCCAGCATTAGCTAAGTATTTTCAGGAAGCCTCTCAAGACCAAACAAGGGATGGACGAGAACGAGCCAAATTCCAAGGTCTCCATTCGAAACTGTGTTCAGCACAGTTTGTGAAAAATCTGTCATTAATGTTAGACGTCTTAACTGAGCTCAAGAATTTGTCTGAACTGTTACAAGACAGGGAGCTGATGATCCCAAAAGCAGACAGCCTGATGAAAATCTATTTGCAGAGAATCGACAGCTTGCGTCGGATTCCTGGATTGCACACTAAACAAGCACTACAAGCTGAGGAAGCTATGATGTTCAAGAACACGAAATTGACAAGTGCCAGGAAAAATCTCACAATTAATCCGTCACAATTCATTCAGGCCGTTGTTGACAACCTGAGGTGCAAGTTATTCACCACTACCGCTAACCAGTCTACTCAAAGCACAGCAGAAAGCAGCGAAATGGCTGACCAAAACCTGATTGAGAACGTGTCCGTTTTGAAACCTGAAACGTGGCAACAACATGCAGAAGATCCCTGGTTTGGAGAAACTGAAATTCACGCGTTGTGTGAAACTCTTAAGGTCCATCCCCATGAAACGCACCTGGGATTTGTGGAGTACAAATGTTGCGCGGGGCTGACCGTTCCTGAGAAATTAAAGAAATTACTCCTCGCTGTACACACTCTTGCGGCAAGTAATGCTGACTGCTGCGAACAAGTCTTTAACGTTATGAACAACATAATCACAGACACACGGACTGCACTGACCACTCGACATGTGGCGGATCTCCTTTTTATTTCTATCGTTGGACCGCCCTACACTGAGTGGAATCCTGCGCCGTATGTTAAATCGTGGCTGAGCCAGGGACGCCAAGCTGCCAACTCCGCGGAGAGCGTGGCCCGACGAAAGCAACCAAAGCCACAGCAGGATCAGGCGTACTATGCACCGCTGTGGAGGTGTCTTTGA